In Pungitius pungitius unplaced genomic scaffold, fPunPun2.1 scaffold_65, whole genome shotgun sequence, the sequence AAGGGTTACTCGCGTTGACCATTTTCGCACaacttgaaatacattttttttttcttctcgtttGCTCTTCGTAGCTCAAAGGCCTGGTTTGCTGGTAGGTTTTTTCAAAGCTGCACTTTTTAAATGGCACTTTGCAAATGCTGAAAAACTACGGACGAACCCATCCGGGAAAAATTGGATGAGAGAGAGCTCGTGGACGCGATCACCAGCAAAAACCCCCCGGGAGAAACCCAACCCACccatgtcagacacacacacacacacacacacacacaaacatatgcaCATATGCGCTAACACTTATTCTGGCGATGGGGGAGCAGGCTCGACGCATCCTGCAGGCCGGCGGTGGCGGCGATGGGCGCTGAGGATGGCGGTCCGGACCAGAGGCGACGGATGGATAAAAGAAGACTACAGAGAGTAGCGGTCTAGAAAAAAAGGCTAGTTTCTTAAGGTTGTTTGAGCGTAGGAGCagggagaccccccccccccccctcaaacccccTGCAGCCCCGTTGGTCTCAAAGTCTAGTCTGAGCCTCGGGGATATAGATCTCGATACTGTCCGCCCGCTCCGAGGCCGAGTCCTGCCGGAAGGAGGCGGCCCGCTTGGCCGCCATGAGCCTCCGGCGGGCCTCCTGCCGGCCCCGGTCCGGGAGGTCCAGGGACTTCTCCCGGGTCACCAGGCTCCGCTGTCGAACCGCCTTCTTTGGTACAGGAGCTGGtggctttaggagaaggagaggattaCCAAGGGGTTTTTGGACCGCCCACTTCAACAATTTACTTGGGGTCTGCACATGTACCACATGGGTCTGAGAAGAGAAGGGTATGTTGTTTGAAGTTTACATCAAAATGATGTCTTTGTCTTAGTCCCTCACCTTCTTCTCCGGGCTGTCCACGGGCCTCCAGTTGTTTTTCTTAATCTGCTGCAGCCGGTCAAACTTCATGGTGACATCGTCGATGGAGAGCTGCAGAAGGTCCCAGAAGCCGGCGAGGTCCTGAGAGGTGGGCCGCGGCATGGCACTGGGGTCCTGCCGGGGGGAGAAGACACGCCTCACGTCGGGTCGGTCCGATGCAGTCCACATGATAATCATTGTTGGGCTTCCTCCAAACTCACGCGGTACATTCAAAAGACACAAGTTACTGAACATTCCGCTTGGAGCCACTAGATGTCCTCGTCAGACTCACCAAAAGATGCACCAACGccagttttggggggggggcggggggggggggggttcggttgAAATGATGGATAACAGCTTGTGATGGAGACCAATCTTAACTTATTTCAAAGAATGAGCCCAGAAATAATAATCATCTTGTTGTCAGTTCGGTCTTTTCGTCGCCTTTATTCatgacataaaaacaaacatcctgCCGAGGAGCGAAGGGCCGCAGTCGCTGCAAGCTTTGTTTAGTCATGGGATTCTGTTCCAATGCCCCTAATAATAGATTTCATTAGGTCATTTTAGGTCAAATGAATCACAAGCCACAAAAAGTCACCGAATCCTCCTTTTAGATTTAATTATGAACAGAGATGCTGGTAAAGAACAACAAGCTGCATCACTATTAATCACTGAGTGCGACCTATGACTATAAATACACACCTACCTACTTGACCTCTCAAACATCTCACATAGTTTTAATGTTTAACAAAACGAGGTGTAGGATGGCGACGTGGGCTGATATGTCTGTGAGATGCATAGACATAATGCTAATAGCTAGGGCTGATTGCAGTGGTGGTTTGAAAGTAAAGTGGTCGCACATATTTATTGCTTTGCAGAGTTTTAGTGCTTTACCTGCTGTCCCAGTTTTGGATTTCTTCCCGTCGGTCTCAAAGCCCCGAGGATTCAGCAATTTAAAACTGCGATGGGACGCGTTGACTCGATTACAACAGAGacggcccccccccgccccccccgcccaccccaaGATCTCATGGCATTTAGATCAGCTGGCAAGGGGTGCAGCTGTCTGATGGAGTAATGCATTAAAAAGTGTGCCTGTTAGTTCCCATGCTTCATTTTATCAGTCATGTATTTATTATCATTTCGTTTTTTCTGGTCCCTAGTGGATTTTCCTGCATGATGTCCCGTCGTACTACAGAATTTTAACAAACAATATATGTGATGCTAAATGCTAAGATGCTATGATCTTATAAAAGCTAAATGCTTCACAATGAACAACTGAAAGATGTGAAAGAAAAGCACCTTTTTATTCAGCTTTCCTTTGGTTACAAATGATTGAATCCGATTATTTTAGACAAATTATTCCTCATTATTGTGTCAGTGATACTGGGATTAATGTtgacagttatttaaaaaatatctccTTTGGTCTCTAAGTCCTCCTAATTTGACATAATATTATAATAGTGATATTGTCATAACATTACAAGATTATAATAATTCTCCTTTTTATACcaaataatgaatataaatctCACTGGAAGGAGTCCATCAAGGTAAGCAGGCAACAGAGCACATTTCGGTTATCTTTAATTGCCAAGTTGGAGCCTCTGCACTTCATCGGCTTTATTCTGACCCTCGAACTCGCGATGTTCTGCAGAACAGCCTCAGACGCCTCCCCGCTGCACATTCCCAGGGAAACGGGGCAGATTTGGACGAAGTCGTCGGCTTTTTAAGCCGCCCAGCGGAAAGTGTGCGCTTTTTAATCCCGCATCTCCTCCCAGGGATGAACACCGCCCGTCTCACGTCGGGGGAGCCTTTCTGAATCCGGAACCGCATCCAGGTGTGAAGAAATTAGATGTCTTTTTAAGCGGCCAATTTGAGGGACGTTCATTTCGCCTCCCACTAAGGCCAAAGCCTGAACTAAACGTGAAATTAAGTGAGTACGTGCAGAGAAAATGTTGCATCTCATTGCACATGGAATCGTCGCTGCCACGGTGACGTATTGTTCCGCGTTGTCCATGCAATTCATCTCAGAACAACTCAGAAGAATTCAACTCAGAAGCTGTGATTCAGCTGGTCAGCGCCCGGCTGAAGCATCAAACGTCTGCTGAAGGCCGAGGGACGCACAAAGGAGTGTGGAATTGTTTCTCGTGACAGTTTTGGTTTGCTTTGTTCGCGCGGCGGCTTGAACatttaaatgtgatgttttcTGATGTACGCGTACAGGAGAGAGCGGAGAGCGTCTCTGCTTTCGGATGTTCATCTGAAGCTTTACCAGagcgttacatggactttgaaAAGCTAAGTACCCCTCTATCGCCGTGGAAATAACAAAGAGAAACTTTTCTTCAAAGGCTTCGCACGAAAAGCAACGCGGAGAAAAATGGATAATTTAGTGGTTTGAATAATGAAAAAGGCAGCTGGTTTGTTTCTCCCACATTTATGCATTttctaaagcttttttttttcgttggaCGCTTTACCCTTCATGGACGGTTAGAATTAAATCACGCAGGGCTGCGTGAAGACTGTCCAGTGGTCGACGATTGCGTGTGATCATGTGGACGTGATCACACCTGGcccaaaaaaaatgttgtttgtgttgctttctGTTGTCGTTATCAACGAAAAAGCCGAACTCCCGCGGGTGGATTTCTTACCATGTTTTGCTGACACAGCCAGTAGAATTGCTGGAATTTCTGGGACATGAGCAGCTGGGCGCTTCCCACTGCACTTCGGATTTTACCTAggactaatacacacacacacacacacacaggacatatTAACTGATGCAGTGCAGTACATGACAAACAAGAAGCCCCGCCTCCTGCATGTATGCCCCGTCCATAATATCCTGGCCTCactattttctttctatttggGTGAAATTGCCATAATTGGCATATTCATTCTTAAATGATGAatatcattattacattattacagcACTCACTGTCCTCCGACAGGTCGTTCTCCTCGGCCTCGGCCTCCATCTCTTTGCACCAGCCCTCGATCCTCTTGGTCTCCGTGTGGAGAAGCTGCATGAACCAGCTCCCGTCCCTCCTCAGGGAGGGCAACGCCCGGCCGGAGTCGCCGGGCGAGGCGGCGCCCTTCCTCGGGGAGGGCGGCTCCAGCTGCCAGCCGGGCCCCTCGCCGCTGCTCTCCCGGGGGCTGGAGGGCTCGGCGGAGGCGGCGCGGTAGTCCTCGCGGTAGCTGAAGAGCCCCTGGGTGCGCACGGTTCGCACCGCGCCGTACTGCGTGGGCGTGCTGGGCTCCGAGTGCCGCTGGAAGCCGCCGCCGAACTGCAGGCCCTTGTCCTCCATGGTGGGGAAGCCCTCCAGCTCCATGTCGGCCTGCACCGCCGCCGTCACGCTGTTGGAGCGCTTGAAGCGGCCTTGTCTGCGGTTGGGGGGGAAAAGGACGTATTAACGCGTGCTGGGCCCGCTAACGGCGAGATGGAAGACAGGGGTTCTGATGAGCTTCAAATCACAGGACCGTTAGCTCACCCCTTCTTGTTGTCCTCCACCTGGATCCCAACGGAGTGGTACTCTCGCAGACCTTTGCTTTCGGACTCGGAGTCCGTGGCCGCTTCGACCTGAAGAAACGAGACAAACCAACCGGTGGTTCTCGTTATGCAAGCCTCCACACGGACCCCCGGGGTCCGTTCGGGCTTTATTGGCTCGGTACCGGACGGAGCAGCTTAACTGTGCACAGGCTGTCGGAAAGTAAACACTGCGTGATTTATGGAGGCAGCAAAGGCCAAGAGACGGAGGAGGTTTCCTTGATTTTAGGTtctaaaaaatgagaaaaagtaGAATGTGCTGTATGTTGTATTGCACAACACACGGTGATCAAACAATCACCACATTTGCTCCCATGTGATTGTCAGCTTTGTGTCATTTAATGTATAACTTGTGGTGTCCATGTCTACTCAATGTGCAAATAGGAAACTGTTGAactaaaggcaaaaaaaaagaaaaatgttcagTACTCAAAGTTGAAAAGTGTGGATCGATCTTGTCAAGTACCCGCCGCTGTGCGACCACACAGTGACGGATAGGCCAGCGTTAGTGGTTATTATGGGATGTGAGGGAGGAGCCCCGTGTCTCACCGTCCAACTTCTATCCATCTGTATCCGACTGTTTGAAGGGGCTTTACAAAATATGTTGATCAATAATTATGGAATTGGGCCGCTAAAacagaatggaaaaaaactgcGATGCAGCCTTTTTAAGCTGGAAAGACACGTATTACGCCATAATAGGATATCCAGAATCTGTTCTCATGTCatggtttttaaataaatatattgccCAGCCCAGGACCGTATAATGAGAGACATGCCATCCAATTTTTCGGTTAGTGACCGAAGATCGATAATAGGACACGAATGACATTCCCATCTGCCTCAGACGCGCTCTGCGTTCGGCGCCAATTAAAAATCTTAGCACCACTGAGCCCGAGAAAATCCTCAAACGGCTGCTAGAATATCTGATTATTCCTGTCCTACCAACAATAATCACCACGAGGCCTTCCCCATCCAAACGAGAGCCAGTGGAAGAGCCACAAATAGCCACACGAGGCCCTTTAGATCCTCGGGCATCGACGGACCTTCAGCTCATGAGGCACTCACAGGGCGCCCATGtgtaaaaaccagaaaacagaatgagttacacacagacacactgcatcAGTAATTACATACAGTCTCATCGTCAGCACATGTGAGGAAGCCAGAACACAAGAAACGCCACCTGGTGACATTTTCCCCGTGATGTGCTTAAAGGGTTAAAATGTTCGACTTAAATCCTCCGATTAAAAGCCATTTCTGTAGATGCAACAATTTTGCACCCTGGAACACAAACACGCCTGTACTTTAGCTGATGGCTCTGTTGTACGAAGGAGTCCTTAAGGACAACGGGAAGTGGTCGAAAGGTCGAAAGGTCAAAGACACGCTGACCCTCTCCGGCATGGAGGCGTCAAACCGGAAAACAACCAATCGACACAGCGGCAGGCTAACGGAGGTCAACGATGCCGGCGGAGAAGCACACTGATTGGCCAGGAGATACTAAGCCGATGCAGGATGAAGACATCTGCTTCATAGGGAAATCAAAACTTGCCCCTTGAGCTGCCTGCTGCGACGCCTTGTCGCCATCTCATCTAAGCAGACAACAACTCGGTGGTTTCCGTATTGAagtgtgaaaaatgaaatattatatgTGACTTTAAAAGCAGTAGTTCTCAGCTGCgtgtaaacaaaccaaattatatttgaaataattaACTGTAAATTAGAATCGGAATGGAAAAGATTTAGAAAATATCCTTGGAAATTATTAGGAAATTAAGTAACGCATTACTGTTACTATTATTTCCCAATATGGTCTCACTGAATGCTTTCTAAAGGAGGATAACAAGTCCGTTTTACATAaactataaatacattttttcttgtTAATCCAAAAGAAATCAAAATGAGACAAATTGAGTATGAATGTATTGATTTGGCttctgaatcccccccccctcttgtgtATTGAATTCACTGAATATGAATAAGACAAAATTCACCTCAGTGTCCTTTATGCAAACTCCCAGAAACTACGATGTAGAAGCTGCCTCATCCACATCTCTGCCCCCCTTTGATGTTTCTGTCAATGCAGACATTTACTGCACCTGCATCAGGTGTGAAAGTCATTGTCGCATCAACACACGTCGCTGGAGGTGGAGGGTTTGAAAGCCATAGGCTCCTAGAAGTAATGTGTTTGAATGGCTTCCATTTAAACACATTACTTCTATACTTCTTTCTTTTGGATGCGAGACAACGATGTGAGAGAGCGGAGCAGGATCAATTTACTTCATTTCGCTGACCGGCTCCCCAGTATGACAGCCAATGGCTCCTGTGTAATTTTGGGTGTGGGGCTGAGTAAATAGCATTCATTACTGAGCACACAGGGAGAGATGAAAGAAACTAGAGGCGGACGAGGGGAAGTAACGACCTAAAGATTTAGgctttaaaaacaggaaaaagaacCCCATAAAAACAACCACTAACAAtgcaaagagcaaaaaaaaaagacgccagCGATGCTTTTGAAAATCTAAAATTCACACAATGCCTTTGAGAGTCTGCTCTGATAAAGTGGCGCCGTGGTTGTGAACCTCCGCTCAGgtgggaaaaagagagagagagagagagagagagagagagagagagagagaggagggtttTAGTAAATGGAGGAGCAGTGAGTGAACCATTCACTACAAACCTTCTGCGGCACCAGTTGAGTCTTAAATGGACGGACCGCGGCGAGGTGACGCACTCTCCATATATTTTTAGCTTCTTGAGAGGGAACATTGCCCCCTGAGTTGAATgcacgtgtgcgtttgtgtgtttcttcacgtgtggagccaaatccaggtccaAAGTTTTGTTCATTGGAAAAActaatgtgaacctgaaagtggaagttttggtcttgaacattgaaaaatacaccaAGGtattcaaaatataaataagcgcacgaaatgtatttttaggttgaatatagttttgactcagttttatAACTTtttcacttgtatttattttttgatattcactaaatatttcactatatttttcggttgcagattttatattttcacacattcagacatttaaacctgatgtggcgtagggggcggggcatcaacTGTAAATGGGTGtgtatgaatacaaaaataataatatatatatatatatatatttaaaacagagTCAAAACcctgtatttttcaatgtttaagACCAAAACTTTAAGGTTCACGTTTTTTCAAACGAAcgaaacttttgacctggatttgcaTGCATTCGAGGTCGCAGGTCTCCCCGCGTGGGAGCGCGCTCTGACCTGTATCCCTATGGAGGATCGGGGCGTCTTCAGGTACTC encodes:
- the dlgap2a gene encoding disks large-associated protein 2 isoform X2 — protein: MRNYITNFAADLSQSYHLQAARDMHPSIALDPSANYNSPKFRSRNQSYMRAVSTLSQASCVSQVSQVSETEMNGQFESVCESVFSEVESQAMEALDLPGCFRTRSHSYLRAIQAGYSQDDDCIPPMGSTVTSTIRATTGIQFCLPSTCSIDRTLQQTPAITYTTNYKKAPPPVPPRTTSKPLISITAQSSTESTQDAYHEGRHPRGGMWAPDGLSLALNAGRALYNSTDSLDSTKAVTIAMEAAGVMAGKRHPSTDSHSSVLTCDKAVLVSKAEEYLKTPRSSIGIQVEAATDSESESKGLREYHSVGIQVEDNKKGQGRFKRSNSVTAAVQADMELEGFPTMEDKGLQFGGGFQRHSEPSTPTQYGAVRTVRTQGLFSYREDYRAASAEPSSPRESSGEGPGWQLEPPSPRKGAASPGDSGRALPSLRRDGSWFMQLLHTETKRIEGWCKEMEAEAEENDLSEDILGKIRSAVGSAQLLMSQKFQQFYWLCQQNMDPSAMPRPTSQDLAGFWDLLQLSIDDVTMKFDRLQQIKKNNWRPVDSPEKKPPAPVPKKAVRQRSLVTREKSLDLPDRGRQEARRRLMAAKRAASFRQDSASERADSIEIYIPEAQTRL